In Pongo pygmaeus isolate AG05252 chromosome 13, NHGRI_mPonPyg2-v2.0_pri, whole genome shotgun sequence, one genomic interval encodes:
- the LOC129043564 gene encoding spermatogenesis-associated protein 31D3 isoform X2, whose amino-acid sequence MENILCFLNSYTETGLSPDSHCLDIDPNFICLSGLGLFILYLFYVVLTLYSSPTEKNNDIQKHQGRARRKRKSVTFKDRKRLQKEAEEERKLHSILKSFGPPASCSPLGQHHDTTRFRRLLCPDPVCQVCNRATADIQRLLSWESLKDAAPSVSPLASSASATESSFTLASTPSATPPEELILSPRPKPSPPPPLIISPDLITTLADLFSPSPLRDPLPSQPLSPLDSKFPIDHSPPQQLPFPLFPPHHIERGEPSLQPEASLSLNTIFSFDSTLCQDISQAVNPTDSCAHRHEPPTPSALPLEDCTVTQSKSNLTVLKTFPEMLSLGGSGGSSTCAPTIKGIDHSRPASSEFSWWQPHAKDSFSSNFVPSDFMEELLTLHSSEASLGGHSVANIIEPVNISFLSHDILALLERQVKKSDDFLMWKENGKKPGSFPTQLRPNYQLNSSRNMLTSIAVNHDLAESFPFWASKGKLEWQDIHQQPPYSKCFQDHLEQKYVQLFWGLPSLHSESLHPTVLVQRGRSSMFVFFNGITNTSVSHESPVLPPPQPLFLPSTQPLPLPQTLPRGQSPHLTQVQSQAQPQSPLPALLPSPLFLIRVCGVCFHRPQNEAQCLMPSEINHLEWNVLQKVQESVWGLPSVVQKSQEDFCPPAPKPALVKKSFKVHAPISVIPGDFPLSSESKISELSVSESNHGPLNISSVEGQRHNVLKKSGSIIPRSFQERSSNMLSMENVGNYQGYSQETAPKNHLLHDPETSSDEDLRSNSERHLGTHMMHPSGNDSGESLGQKQLSNALTVHLSKKFEEISEGRMPGTVHSSWHSVKQTRSLPERSHSQIKHRNLAALVSEDHRVDTSKEISFLSSNKQKMLEAHIKSFHMRMLWGLPRKVLESIEIFKSKEDLSNSFSHFDLPSSASFISRGDSKDGVSKSHRRSTFQGEKLGTTSSVPVLDGPYPVTSPVGKEKPGTLRRQFSDTDRDLIETDSKDGASTPLRRGTTDFQGEKLETTSSFSILDHPHLVTSPVDHEKHRNLRRKFSDTDNDLTESVRTTEDGRQTFLPPTHSIIDEVSQKQTVLASRCSTELPILQAGVGHESRDKRECTSNNVNRLQGSRKTFPVTNGSKEMFKEEEISGLQTQTRNSLTSSKSGSCSVTNVKTSSSHETEIFPPRIPVPQDPKSSYLKNQMLSQLKLAQRKHSHPQSHFTDMSLALDNLSSKDLLTHAPGISSRDMGTSQVLHVHLEDRGIPVAQQQEPRVPTHVLKKCQVKNFSPATKRVSPLRPNGGELGGGDAGLGTSQLRRKSHAIHNKTSRELLGSKSSPTLKTQRPPENLFRKLMKTFLQQSNKPITTYEKQESSREKGSSLSSSVQNRGRVKSRAAFTGTIEAQKIRKDTGEFLGEKQGHRHGIDITCPQEPLSSPVQLGKAQNVPEVQVRAEPVQGYPCNYMAPSCKVTRTKSCSQQAIFVGQNYPRRIRQIIDKDRQPQKVEAFKGKILCQSHPQSMPQRKPVPQPNPTCQCQVNLVPPDILTSAKSTVFSDVPLVTGQKMLPRHFQGGKFPPTK is encoded by the exons ATGGAGAATATCCTCTGTTTTCTAAACAGCTATACTGAGACAGGGCTGAGCCCTGACTCACATTGTTTGGATATTGACCCCAACTTCATCTGCTTGAGTGGGTTGGGGTTGTTTATACTGTACTTGTTCTACGTGGTATTGACCCTGTATTCGTCACCCACTGAAAAGAATAATGACATCCAAAAG CATcagggcagagccaggaggaaaaggaaaagcgTGACATTTAAAG ACCGGAAAAGGTTGCAGAAGGAagcagaagaggaaaggaagctaCATTCTATTCTGAAAAG CTTTGGACCTCCTGCTTCCTGCAGTCCCCTGGGCCAGCATCATGATACCACCCGTTTTCGTCGACTGTTATGCCCAGACCCCGTCTGTCAGGTGTGTAACAGAGCAACTGCTGACATCCAGCGACTGCTGTCTTGGGAGTCCCTGAAAGATGCTGCTCCCTCTGTGTCCCCTTTGGCTTCTTCAGCTTCTGCGACTGAGTCATCGTTCACTCTGGCTTCCACCCCCTCAGCAACCCCTCCAGAAGAGCTAATATTGTCCCCTCGGCCTAAGCCCTCTCCACCGCCCCCCTTAATTATCTCACCTGACCTGATCACCACCTTAGCTGACTTATTTTCACCCTCACCACTGAGGGACCCTTTGCCATCACAGCCTCTTTCTCCCTTGGATTCCAAGTTCCCCATAGACCATTCCCCACCCCAAcagcttccctttccccttttccCACCACATCACATTGAGAGAGGGGAGCCCAGCCTCCAACCCGAGGCCAGTTTGTCTCTGAACACCATCTTTTCATTTGACTCCACCCTATGCCAAGATATTTCCCAGGCCGTGAATCCCACTGATTCATGTGCTCATCGTCACGAACCACCAACCCCATCTGCTTTACCACTGGAAGATTGCACTGTGACTCAGTCTAAATCAAATCTCACCGTCTTGAAGACTTTTCCGGAGATGTTATCTCTAGGTGGCTCTGGTGGGTCATCCACCTGTGCCCCAACAATCAAAGGCATTGACCATTCACGCCCTGCATCTTCAGAATTCTCCTGGTGGCAGCCTCATGCCAAGGACTCTTTTTCCTCCAATTTTGTGCCATCTGATTTTATGGAGGAGCTTCTTACCCTTCattcttctgaggcctctttaGGGGGGCACTCTGTGGCCAACATCATAGAGCCTGTTAACATCTCTTTTCTCAGCCATGACATTCTGGCACTCCTGGAGAGACAAGTCAAAAAAAGCGATGATTTCCTGAtgtggaaagaaaatggaaagaaaccagGATCTTTCCCAACACAACTTAGGCCAAACTACCAACTAAATTCCTCACGGAATATGTTAACCTCAATTGCTGTTAACCATGACTTGGCAGAATCCTTTCCTTTTTGGGCCAGTAAAGGCAAACTAGAGTGGCAGGACATCCATCAGCAGCCCCCATATTCTAAGTGTTTTCAGGACCATTTAGAGCAAAAATATGTCCAGCTCTTCTGGGGTCTCCCATCTCTGCACAGCGAGTCTCTGCATCCTACTGTTCTTGTCCAACGTGGCCGTTCCTCCATGTTTGTATTCTTCAATGGCATTACAAATACATCTGTATCCCATGAATCCCCAGTACTTCCCCCTCCCCAACCTCTGTTCTTGCCTAGTACCCAACCTCTACCCTTGCCTCAAACCCTGCCCCGAGGTCAGTCCCCACATCTCACTCAGGTCCAGTCCCAGGCTCAACCTCAATCTCCACTCCCAGCCTTACTACCTAGTCCTCTATTCCTGATTAGGGTGTGTGGAGTGTGTTTCCATAGACCCCAGAATGAGGCACAGTGTCTTATGCCATCTGAAATTAACCATCTGGAGTGGAACGTGTTGCAGAAAGTGCAGGAAAGTGTGTGGGGTTTACCCTCTGTGGTTCAAAAATCCCAGGAAGACTTTTGTCCTCCAGCTCCCAAGCCTGCATTGGTCAAAAAGTCCTTCAAGGTCCATGCTCCCATCTCCGTCATTCCTGGAGATTTTCCACTCAGCTCTGAG AGCAAAATTTCAGAGCTATCTGTGTCAGAGAGCAACCATGGACCGTTAAATATCTCTTCGGTTGAGGGTCAGAGGCACAATGTTCTAAAGAAGTCCGGATCAATCATCCCTAGAAGCTTCCAAGAGAGGAGCTCAAATATGCTTTCCATGGAGAATGTGGGGAATTATCAGGGATACAGCCAGGAGACTGCCCCAAAAAACCATCTCTTGCATGATCCGGAGACATCTTCAGATGAGGATCTGAGGTCTAACTCTGAGAGACACCTAGGAACTCATATGATGCATCCATCAGGGAATGATTCAGGGGAAAGCCTAGGTCAGAAACAACTGTCAAATGCCCTGACAGTACATTTGAGCAAGAAATTTGAGGAAATCAGTGAGGGTCGAATGCCTGGGACTGTGCATAGTTCATGGCACTCAGTCAAGCAGACAAGGTCTCTTCCTGAGAGATCCCACAGCCAAATTAAACATCGAAATTTGGCAGCATTGGTGAGTGAGGACCACCGCGTTGATACATCCAAGGAGATTTCCTTCCTTAGTTCCAACAAACAAAAGATGTTGGAAGCCCATATTAAATCTTTCCATATGAGGATGCTGTGGGGCCTTCCCCGCAAGGTCCTTGAATCCATAGAAATCTTCAAATCGAAAGAGGATCTTTCcaattccttttcccattttgaCCTTCCCTCCTCAGCCAGCTTTATTTCTCGGGGAGATTCCAAAGATGGGGTCTCTAAGTCTCATAGACGAAGCACTTTTCAAGGAGAAAAGTTGGGAACAACAAGTTCAGTCCCTGTCCTTGATGGTCCTTATCCTGTCACCTCACCTGTTGGCAAAGAAAAACCAGGGACCCTGAGAAGACAATTTTCTGATACTGACCGTGACCTTATAGAGACAGATTCCAAAGATGGTGCCTCCACGCCCCTTAGAAGAGGCACTACAGATTTTCAAGGAGAAAAGTTAGAAACAACAAGCTCATTCTCTATCCTGGATCATCCTCACCTCGTCACCTCACCTGTTGACCATGAAAAGCACAGGAATCTGAGAAGAAAATTCTCTGATACTGACAATGATCTTACAGAAAGTGTCCGGACAACTGAGGATGGCAGACAAACTTTTCTGCCCCCCACACACAGCATCATAGATGAAGTTAGTCAGAAACAGACTGTACTTGCCAGTAGATGCAGCACAGAGCTGCCCATACTGCAAGCTGGAGTTGGCCATGAGTCAAGGGATAAGAGAGAATGTACCAGTAATAATGTTAACAGGCTTCAGGGCAGTAGAAAGACCTTTCCTGTCACCAATGGGTCGAAGGAGATGTTCAAAGAAGAGGAGATCTCTGGTCTTCAAACACAAACTAGGAACAGCTTGACATCCAGCAAATCAGGAAGTTGCTCAGTGACAAATGTGAAAACAAGCTCTTCTCATGAAACTGAAATTTTCCCACCAAGAATACCAGTTCCCCAAGATCCTAAATCATCATATCTTAAAAATCAGATGTTGAGCCAGTTAAAGTTGGCCCAGAGGAAGCATAGCCATCCTCAGAGCCATTTCACTGACATGTCTCTTGCCTTAGATAACTTGAGTTCCAAGGACTTACTGACTCATGCCCCGGGCATCTCGAGTCGGGACATGGGAACTTCCCAGGTGCTGCATGTCCACTTGGAGGACAGAGGGATCCCTGTTGCACAGCAGCAGGAGCCCAGGGTCCCTACACATGTATTAAAGAAATGCCAAGTTAAGAATTTTTCACCAGCTACAAAGAGAGTGAGCCCTCTAAGACCCAATGGAGGAGAGCTTGGTGGAGGGGATGCAGGGTTGGGGACATCCCAACTCAGAAGAAAGAGCCATGCTATTCATAACAAGACATCAAGGGAGTTGCTTGGGAGCAAATCTTCCCCAACCTTGAAAACACAGCGTCCTCCTGAAAACCTTTTCAGAAAATTGATGAAGACCTTTTTGCAGCAGTCTAATAAACCCATCACAACATATGAAAAGCAAGAAAGTTCCCGGGAAAAGGGTAGCTCCTTGTCATCATCTGTGCAGAATAGAGGTCGAGTTAAAAGTAGAGCTGCTTTTACTGGGACTATTGAAGCTCAGAAAATTAGGAAAGACACTGGGGAGTTCCTAGGAGAGAAGCAGGGGCATAGGCATGGGATAGATATCACCTGTCCCCAGGAGCCCCTTTCCTCCCCAGTGCAGCTTGGGAAAGCTCAGAATGTGCCAGAAGTGCAGGTCAGAGCAGAGCCTGTCCAGGGCTATCCCTGCAACTACATGGCTCCCTCCTGCAAAGTGACACGTACCAAATCTTGCAGCCAACAAGCTATCTTTGTTGGCCAGAATTATCCTAGAAGGATTAGACAGATCATAGACAAGGACAGACAGccccagaaagttgaggcattTAAGGGGAAGATATTGTGTCAAAGTCATCCCCAATCCATGCCCCAGAGGAAGCCTGTGCCACAGCCAAACCCCACTTGCCAGTGTCAAGTCAACCTTGTGCCTCCGGACATCCTGACCAGTGCTAAAAGCACTGTGTTCAGTGATGTGCCTTTAGTAACTGGACAGAAAATGCTTCCGAGGCATTTCCAAGGAGGAAAATTTCCCCCCACAAAATAA
- the LOC129043564 gene encoding spermatogenesis-associated protein 31D3 isoform X1 has translation MENILCFLNSYTETGLSPDSHCLDIDPNFICLSGLGLFILYLFYVVLTLYSSPTEKNNDIQKHQGRARRKRKSVTFKDRKRLQKEAEEERKLHSILKSFGPPASCSPLGQHHDTTRFRRLLCPDPVCQVCNRATADIQRLLSWESLKDAAPSVSPLASSASATESSFTLASTPSATPPEELILSPRPKPSPPPPLIISPDLITTLADLFSPSPLRDPLPSQPLSPLDSKFPIDHSPPQQLPFPLFPPHHIERGEPSLQPEASLSLNTIFSFDSTLCQDISQAVNPTDSCAHRHEPPTPSALPLEDCTVTQSKSNLTVLKTFPEMLSLGGSGGSSTCAPTIKGIDHSRPASSEFSWWQPHAKDSFSSNFVPSDFMEELLTLHSSEASLGGHSVANIIEPVNISFLSHDILALLERQVKKSDDFLMWKENGKKPGSFPTQLRPNYQLNSSRNMLTSIAVNHDLAESFPFWASKGKLEWQDIHQQPPYSKCFQDHLEQKYVQLFWGLPSLHSESLHPTVLVQRGRSSMFVFFNGITNTSVSHESPVLPPPQPLFLPSTQPLPLPQTLPRGQSPHLTQVQSQAQPQSPLPALLPSPLFLIRVCGVCFHRPQNEAQCLMPSEINHLEWNVLQKVQESVWGLPSVVQKSQEDFCPPAPKPALVKKSFKVHAPISVIPGDFPLSSEVRKKLEQHIRKRLIQRKWGLPRRIHESLSLLCPQSKISELSVSESNHGPLNISSVEGQRHNVLKKSGSIIPRSFQERSSNMLSMENVGNYQGYSQETAPKNHLLHDPETSSDEDLRSNSERHLGTHMMHPSGNDSGESLGQKQLSNALTVHLSKKFEEISEGRMPGTVHSSWHSVKQTRSLPERSHSQIKHRNLAALVSEDHRVDTSKEISFLSSNKQKMLEAHIKSFHMRMLWGLPRKVLESIEIFKSKEDLSNSFSHFDLPSSASFISRGDSKDGVSKSHRRSTFQGEKLGTTSSVPVLDGPYPVTSPVGKEKPGTLRRQFSDTDRDLIETDSKDGASTPLRRGTTDFQGEKLETTSSFSILDHPHLVTSPVDHEKHRNLRRKFSDTDNDLTESVRTTEDGRQTFLPPTHSIIDEVSQKQTVLASRCSTELPILQAGVGHESRDKRECTSNNVNRLQGSRKTFPVTNGSKEMFKEEEISGLQTQTRNSLTSSKSGSCSVTNVKTSSSHETEIFPPRIPVPQDPKSSYLKNQMLSQLKLAQRKHSHPQSHFTDMSLALDNLSSKDLLTHAPGISSRDMGTSQVLHVHLEDRGIPVAQQQEPRVPTHVLKKCQVKNFSPATKRVSPLRPNGGELGGGDAGLGTSQLRRKSHAIHNKTSRELLGSKSSPTLKTQRPPENLFRKLMKTFLQQSNKPITTYEKQESSREKGSSLSSSVQNRGRVKSRAAFTGTIEAQKIRKDTGEFLGEKQGHRHGIDITCPQEPLSSPVQLGKAQNVPEVQVRAEPVQGYPCNYMAPSCKVTRTKSCSQQAIFVGQNYPRRIRQIIDKDRQPQKVEAFKGKILCQSHPQSMPQRKPVPQPNPTCQCQVNLVPPDILTSAKSTVFSDVPLVTGQKMLPRHFQGGKFPPTK, from the exons ATGGAGAATATCCTCTGTTTTCTAAACAGCTATACTGAGACAGGGCTGAGCCCTGACTCACATTGTTTGGATATTGACCCCAACTTCATCTGCTTGAGTGGGTTGGGGTTGTTTATACTGTACTTGTTCTACGTGGTATTGACCCTGTATTCGTCACCCACTGAAAAGAATAATGACATCCAAAAG CATcagggcagagccaggaggaaaaggaaaagcgTGACATTTAAAG ACCGGAAAAGGTTGCAGAAGGAagcagaagaggaaaggaagctaCATTCTATTCTGAAAAG CTTTGGACCTCCTGCTTCCTGCAGTCCCCTGGGCCAGCATCATGATACCACCCGTTTTCGTCGACTGTTATGCCCAGACCCCGTCTGTCAGGTGTGTAACAGAGCAACTGCTGACATCCAGCGACTGCTGTCTTGGGAGTCCCTGAAAGATGCTGCTCCCTCTGTGTCCCCTTTGGCTTCTTCAGCTTCTGCGACTGAGTCATCGTTCACTCTGGCTTCCACCCCCTCAGCAACCCCTCCAGAAGAGCTAATATTGTCCCCTCGGCCTAAGCCCTCTCCACCGCCCCCCTTAATTATCTCACCTGACCTGATCACCACCTTAGCTGACTTATTTTCACCCTCACCACTGAGGGACCCTTTGCCATCACAGCCTCTTTCTCCCTTGGATTCCAAGTTCCCCATAGACCATTCCCCACCCCAAcagcttccctttccccttttccCACCACATCACATTGAGAGAGGGGAGCCCAGCCTCCAACCCGAGGCCAGTTTGTCTCTGAACACCATCTTTTCATTTGACTCCACCCTATGCCAAGATATTTCCCAGGCCGTGAATCCCACTGATTCATGTGCTCATCGTCACGAACCACCAACCCCATCTGCTTTACCACTGGAAGATTGCACTGTGACTCAGTCTAAATCAAATCTCACCGTCTTGAAGACTTTTCCGGAGATGTTATCTCTAGGTGGCTCTGGTGGGTCATCCACCTGTGCCCCAACAATCAAAGGCATTGACCATTCACGCCCTGCATCTTCAGAATTCTCCTGGTGGCAGCCTCATGCCAAGGACTCTTTTTCCTCCAATTTTGTGCCATCTGATTTTATGGAGGAGCTTCTTACCCTTCattcttctgaggcctctttaGGGGGGCACTCTGTGGCCAACATCATAGAGCCTGTTAACATCTCTTTTCTCAGCCATGACATTCTGGCACTCCTGGAGAGACAAGTCAAAAAAAGCGATGATTTCCTGAtgtggaaagaaaatggaaagaaaccagGATCTTTCCCAACACAACTTAGGCCAAACTACCAACTAAATTCCTCACGGAATATGTTAACCTCAATTGCTGTTAACCATGACTTGGCAGAATCCTTTCCTTTTTGGGCCAGTAAAGGCAAACTAGAGTGGCAGGACATCCATCAGCAGCCCCCATATTCTAAGTGTTTTCAGGACCATTTAGAGCAAAAATATGTCCAGCTCTTCTGGGGTCTCCCATCTCTGCACAGCGAGTCTCTGCATCCTACTGTTCTTGTCCAACGTGGCCGTTCCTCCATGTTTGTATTCTTCAATGGCATTACAAATACATCTGTATCCCATGAATCCCCAGTACTTCCCCCTCCCCAACCTCTGTTCTTGCCTAGTACCCAACCTCTACCCTTGCCTCAAACCCTGCCCCGAGGTCAGTCCCCACATCTCACTCAGGTCCAGTCCCAGGCTCAACCTCAATCTCCACTCCCAGCCTTACTACCTAGTCCTCTATTCCTGATTAGGGTGTGTGGAGTGTGTTTCCATAGACCCCAGAATGAGGCACAGTGTCTTATGCCATCTGAAATTAACCATCTGGAGTGGAACGTGTTGCAGAAAGTGCAGGAAAGTGTGTGGGGTTTACCCTCTGTGGTTCAAAAATCCCAGGAAGACTTTTGTCCTCCAGCTCCCAAGCCTGCATTGGTCAAAAAGTCCTTCAAGGTCCATGCTCCCATCTCCGTCATTCCTGGAGATTTTCCACTCAGCTCTGAGGTAAGGAAGAAACTAGAGCAACACATTCGAAAGAGGCTCATCCAGCGCAAATGGGGCTTACCCCGCAGAATCCATGAGTCTCTGTCATTGCTATGTCCTCAGAGCAAAATTTCAGAGCTATCTGTGTCAGAGAGCAACCATGGACCGTTAAATATCTCTTCGGTTGAGGGTCAGAGGCACAATGTTCTAAAGAAGTCCGGATCAATCATCCCTAGAAGCTTCCAAGAGAGGAGCTCAAATATGCTTTCCATGGAGAATGTGGGGAATTATCAGGGATACAGCCAGGAGACTGCCCCAAAAAACCATCTCTTGCATGATCCGGAGACATCTTCAGATGAGGATCTGAGGTCTAACTCTGAGAGACACCTAGGAACTCATATGATGCATCCATCAGGGAATGATTCAGGGGAAAGCCTAGGTCAGAAACAACTGTCAAATGCCCTGACAGTACATTTGAGCAAGAAATTTGAGGAAATCAGTGAGGGTCGAATGCCTGGGACTGTGCATAGTTCATGGCACTCAGTCAAGCAGACAAGGTCTCTTCCTGAGAGATCCCACAGCCAAATTAAACATCGAAATTTGGCAGCATTGGTGAGTGAGGACCACCGCGTTGATACATCCAAGGAGATTTCCTTCCTTAGTTCCAACAAACAAAAGATGTTGGAAGCCCATATTAAATCTTTCCATATGAGGATGCTGTGGGGCCTTCCCCGCAAGGTCCTTGAATCCATAGAAATCTTCAAATCGAAAGAGGATCTTTCcaattccttttcccattttgaCCTTCCCTCCTCAGCCAGCTTTATTTCTCGGGGAGATTCCAAAGATGGGGTCTCTAAGTCTCATAGACGAAGCACTTTTCAAGGAGAAAAGTTGGGAACAACAAGTTCAGTCCCTGTCCTTGATGGTCCTTATCCTGTCACCTCACCTGTTGGCAAAGAAAAACCAGGGACCCTGAGAAGACAATTTTCTGATACTGACCGTGACCTTATAGAGACAGATTCCAAAGATGGTGCCTCCACGCCCCTTAGAAGAGGCACTACAGATTTTCAAGGAGAAAAGTTAGAAACAACAAGCTCATTCTCTATCCTGGATCATCCTCACCTCGTCACCTCACCTGTTGACCATGAAAAGCACAGGAATCTGAGAAGAAAATTCTCTGATACTGACAATGATCTTACAGAAAGTGTCCGGACAACTGAGGATGGCAGACAAACTTTTCTGCCCCCCACACACAGCATCATAGATGAAGTTAGTCAGAAACAGACTGTACTTGCCAGTAGATGCAGCACAGAGCTGCCCATACTGCAAGCTGGAGTTGGCCATGAGTCAAGGGATAAGAGAGAATGTACCAGTAATAATGTTAACAGGCTTCAGGGCAGTAGAAAGACCTTTCCTGTCACCAATGGGTCGAAGGAGATGTTCAAAGAAGAGGAGATCTCTGGTCTTCAAACACAAACTAGGAACAGCTTGACATCCAGCAAATCAGGAAGTTGCTCAGTGACAAATGTGAAAACAAGCTCTTCTCATGAAACTGAAATTTTCCCACCAAGAATACCAGTTCCCCAAGATCCTAAATCATCATATCTTAAAAATCAGATGTTGAGCCAGTTAAAGTTGGCCCAGAGGAAGCATAGCCATCCTCAGAGCCATTTCACTGACATGTCTCTTGCCTTAGATAACTTGAGTTCCAAGGACTTACTGACTCATGCCCCGGGCATCTCGAGTCGGGACATGGGAACTTCCCAGGTGCTGCATGTCCACTTGGAGGACAGAGGGATCCCTGTTGCACAGCAGCAGGAGCCCAGGGTCCCTACACATGTATTAAAGAAATGCCAAGTTAAGAATTTTTCACCAGCTACAAAGAGAGTGAGCCCTCTAAGACCCAATGGAGGAGAGCTTGGTGGAGGGGATGCAGGGTTGGGGACATCCCAACTCAGAAGAAAGAGCCATGCTATTCATAACAAGACATCAAGGGAGTTGCTTGGGAGCAAATCTTCCCCAACCTTGAAAACACAGCGTCCTCCTGAAAACCTTTTCAGAAAATTGATGAAGACCTTTTTGCAGCAGTCTAATAAACCCATCACAACATATGAAAAGCAAGAAAGTTCCCGGGAAAAGGGTAGCTCCTTGTCATCATCTGTGCAGAATAGAGGTCGAGTTAAAAGTAGAGCTGCTTTTACTGGGACTATTGAAGCTCAGAAAATTAGGAAAGACACTGGGGAGTTCCTAGGAGAGAAGCAGGGGCATAGGCATGGGATAGATATCACCTGTCCCCAGGAGCCCCTTTCCTCCCCAGTGCAGCTTGGGAAAGCTCAGAATGTGCCAGAAGTGCAGGTCAGAGCAGAGCCTGTCCAGGGCTATCCCTGCAACTACATGGCTCCCTCCTGCAAAGTGACACGTACCAAATCTTGCAGCCAACAAGCTATCTTTGTTGGCCAGAATTATCCTAGAAGGATTAGACAGATCATAGACAAGGACAGACAGccccagaaagttgaggcattTAAGGGGAAGATATTGTGTCAAAGTCATCCCCAATCCATGCCCCAGAGGAAGCCTGTGCCACAGCCAAACCCCACTTGCCAGTGTCAAGTCAACCTTGTGCCTCCGGACATCCTGACCAGTGCTAAAAGCACTGTGTTCAGTGATGTGCCTTTAGTAACTGGACAGAAAATGCTTCCGAGGCATTTCCAAGGAGGAAAATTTCCCCCCACAAAATAA